Below is a genomic region from Rosa chinensis cultivar Old Blush chromosome 5, RchiOBHm-V2, whole genome shotgun sequence.
atgagaattttggttaggcctgagcgtctgaaacgctattttgaagcaagttggtgattgcagcatcacctatggcgccatcaccatgatggatgccatccatggagtcatggatagggactacgccagccctaggctggtggtggacggaggcggtgccctaggcagcagcgtcggtcacacttagtctaagaatcaacttttgattcatgcttcatttcgctcgagagaaaagatgtccatgtgaagtctttttgtagacggatcatcatattatgactaggatgacctatcctgtcgtgacaaagccaatatgtgtctaaatccaagagatcttctctcaaaactttattggatttaatagctcgaatagtgacataaagtccactagagagacacataaacgtctctaagaagcgtctttgttcgcaatcattagaggtaatgcaaaggaactcatttccgttctctacatgcattttcgcatggaattcgttggctattcatagggtactatgtgccctaagagcgtagagagtttctgtgacaactataatcgaggtgccatttggcaagtggaacttgggctattccatgtccttgaattaatatggatggcctagccatcgtagtcacaaagtaatatgctcagaatcaaaattgagtcataatgaaaagcactcgaaattttattcataagccaacggagtacatcattttttctatgatcaaagaaaatctaatccaataaaaagtaatatggcaatcgcctacatctcttggaaaataaaaagacttaatcaaaatcgccaatttcttggtcttgatccttgtagtcttccacccttagatctagatcgccatcttgatcttcttgtgccatgtaattcgcttcccttgcttcacgatacgtcttgtatgcgtttgtaacattctggggtgcggtacatgttttggcccaatgtttagttgatccacatcgaaaacaaacatcattatggtcaggctcccttgatcgagactccattggggcgcgatttggacgacctatcctcttggtggcgttaccaccatggtcggaggctccgcctctcactctcttcacacgttgacctccacggttccgtgcacgcctctcttggcgatttccttcctctttagggagaacatatggaccagaacgtccagaattgtccctatctttagggtttcgctccttgcgtcctccattgggggcgcgactatagttagactctggAATAggttagttcccacgggtctagcattatagttcttcacaaggatattatcgtgcttttcagctacgttcatggcgccaatgggctcatgaaaccttgtgatacgtcctgcatttacatcaattcgataattctttgaaatcatcagtgcagagacggggaaggtagagagagtcttctcgatcaacatcgtatcagttatggcttggccacaatactccatcagagacttgatacgaagagcttccgagttataatcaagcacagacttgaaatcacaaaagcggaggctatgccattgcacttctaaatcaggaagcagggagtcacgaacgttgccaaatcgctgctcaagttctacccatagctttcttgggtcttcctcattgaggtattcattttggagcgcgtcattcatgtgccttgtcatgagaattatggctttagcttgttttgcttcaaaagcagtagcttgctcaatggagagcacgttctgactaggctcttgaatggtttccagaattccatcagccttaagatgttggcgcccATCttggacccacctatggtatccaacgccagttgtctcgagtggaacaaagttcaacttgttcaggtaactcatcctgaaaaacaacacaagattagggttagtttcggagcgaaaaaggctaccacgaaaaactattaaatttctgagcgtagtagcttccaagaaattaggaattttctgagcgtagtcgcttccaagaaaatcctattccaagaggggttttggattagatcgaaacaacgatgtatgtggtcgatcattttcttctcaacaaactctaagtttggaggactctacaagctccaagcttggagtgagcacgaacctccacagttcggcttttggtctcccctatgtagagaaaggggggtaggagaagggattttggaagtccccgagaaaggaagaagaaattgaaaaacttcacaaaaacgagaacttttagaaaagtttaccttaaaaagatggccggaaaaagtcGTCGCGGgggaagttactgtagctgacagGAAAAATCACTGTAGCAGcctgaaaagtcgccggaagttgtccggaaaagtcgtcggaaagttgccggaaaagtcactGGAAAGATGCCGgaattggccggaaaagtcgccggaaaagttttgaccggcgttgaccggagggttgaccggCGCTGACTGACCGTTGACCgaagtgctgacgtggcaggtcgGAGATGACGTGGCAGGTCCAGTGCTGATGTGGCAGAAAGGCTTGGCGGCTTGGGCTTGGTGGCTTGGCTTCTTGGGCTTGGTGGCTTGCTGCACGTGGGCTCACCCTtttttgggcttgggctgcagCTGTTGGGCTGGggcctcctcctcccttcctctttttttttctttctttctttctttctttctgccggttcaggttAATAATATTCCGGTGGCGGGTTCGACGGAAttttggccggttccggtgatgAAATTTCCGGTTCCGGGTTATTGGGGTGGAGACGCTGCAGGTGGtcgagtatggctgcaggaggtggtgaggaaggctttgaaccgggcaggggAACCTTTGCTTTTTCCGGTGGCCAGTTCGGTGGtttgccggccggttctgggggtgaggccgccggttctggactcctggagttgggatcttcaaggtgggcggcgatggtttctgggatttgaaggctacgaatttaggatttcagggttagggcttcgtgctgataacgtgttgtagagaaactgaatttgagaggaatttgctgtctattctcattgataatatgagcctttttatatagaggattaaaatgcatagaatctcaatcatacaaggaaagtaattctacattgattaggattctagatccttctaattaaatcctattaccactaggtcaagtaacctagagtttgggctaaacacaaattaggttttccttcaacaataatGACTCACCCAAAAATTAGACTACAACAAGATTAAGTCATGCTTAAcaaatcaaaaaataataataatataatgtAACATCACTATGAGAATAAGCGTAATTGGTAACCCAACACTACAGATAAGATTTTCGAAACAACTCAATAACTAGTCCTAATTTATTCATGTTCCCAAAAAAGGGTTTTGCAGAGAGAGTGACCACAGGAATTTCTACAGGCTTACaaacctaaaagaaaaaaaaaaaaaaaaacccaccaaTTATTTGCATACCTGAGCCCATAAACAAGAGGTAAGGAGGGAGCAAGAAACCCTAGCACATTCACATCACTAGGGCTGGCATTTTCAACCGAGACAAACCAACCAACTGAATCCGAGCCGAACCAAAGAAGTTGGTAATCAACACTGTCGGTAACCGAACTCTTGGTACGGTACAACCGTACCGACTCCACATACACGGTACGGTAATAgtttcaatttttgtatatACATGGTATACCATACCAACCGAACTCAtatacaattaattaattactcatacttttttaattttttattcatctctcttcttcttttggacgctaacttcttcttttctcttctctttcttctttcttctagttttttattcttctctcttcttctttctggactctctttcttctttcttctagttttttatttttctctcttctctttcttcttcttcttctttctggagacgctcttcttcttctctctttctcgttcttctttcttttttcttatttctggactctctcttcttcttcttctctcttctctaagCCTATCAAACTCTTCAAAGaaacgctctctctctctctctctctctctctctctctctctctctctctctctctcctgcacGGGCCCTCGATTCTCAGCCTCTCTCCGGCCATGATGGGATTTCAGTAGCTCTGGTTAAACTGGACTTCCACTCTTCTAGCTCTCTGGCTCTCCCATGACTCTGGGTTTCTGGGTTCAGTAGTAAAAGTGGTAATTCAAATTTCTAGGTTTTGGATTCGGTGATTCTTCAGGCtctatttctgggttttggattcaATGATTCTTCAAGCTCGGTGATTCTTCAACTCTTCACTCTTGTTAGAAACTCGGTTGGAGGACCAACCAACCGAGCTTCTCGGTATACCGATATGTTGGTCTACCGACTTCTGTGGCCGGTAATGGGAGAAGATTTTGTGTACCAAACTAGTCTGGTACGGTAgctggttttggacttgcagcTCCGGTACCGAACCGAACCCAGCCCTAAACATCACATGCAACTGGCTCATCACTGTCGTCACTAACACATGTAGCACCAATACCATTATGATGCGAGCGTAGATACAACAACCAAAAGTACAGAGCCACTTTCTTCTCAAAACATCGATCGTCATCCCTGGTACCAGCATCCATACCAACACCACTCATTTTATCGTTGTTAGCTAGCCACACCAGCAACGCTCATACCAGGATGATCTTAGAACATTGTTGAAATCATAGCACCCTTAGTCCGACCAACGTCAACAGTCAACACCATCATTGCAGTGATCTAACTCTTCAATCCCAAACGGATTCAAAGCTAACCGACAAAACCCTGGATCTCAACTCGTAACACTCCCCGGTGGAATAGCAATGTCGTCATCCAAACTGCAACTCGTCATCTGAACCTCTTCTCTCTTTGATTCAGAACCTGCGTCTAAACCAACCCTGCTAGAATGCTTTCTTGCATACTCTAGCATCTTTAATTTGTTCATATATTTAACTACAAAGTCGAAAAGTTTCTATGTTTTCTTTGCATGGTAATCTGCAAAATTGGAACAATTTATAAATTCTACATCCACTTAACTTCTCACTCAGGAATAAGAAATAATTTTCATTCCATGCAGTTGTCTTATTTGGTTAAAAATCTAGCTAGGAAAGTAAATAAAATTTCAAGGTTTGACCAAAGTCAACTTCATTGTCAAAGGCGGAATATAATTACCGACTAGTAGGtgaaatttcaatttcatcaaactaTGGAATTGTTAAATTACAATATTTAGTTATTTACCCTTTATTATTAGAGAAGAGAATAGGCTAAAGAACTCTGCCAAAAATTAGATTAACCATCACTATCCAGATTTCTTCATTCTTTATGATCAACCAGTTCTTGTAGTTCGATACATTGCAATCAAGATTCTATGAGAGTATCTATGATAAGAAAGAGGTTTTCATCTTTATTGGATATGTAGGTCTACTATTCGTCTAGGCTAGACCTAGGAAACCTCATCTTTTTCATATCAGGTCAAGCCTCTTGAGTATGAGAATTTCAGGAACTTGATGCATCGATCTATCAGGTCTTCTTCATGACTTATGTTGAAGACTGCCTCGAGCTTGGCAATACCTGAGCTCTAGTATCTGTGCATTAATTTGAAACCTTGAAAACAAAATATGCAGAATTGCATATCATAGTGATCATATACGATTATACTTTCATTAGGTTTATAAGAAAAAATAGCATTCTTTGAATCCTCACCGAAAGCGAGGGATAGTATGGAAAATGATTTAAGAGGTATTTCAATCCCATTTCCTTTTGTTATATAAAAGTTTGATGTGGTTTATCAGTTTATGCatcttttcttgttaattgctgTCTATTTGAATTTTTAGTAGTCCATTTTACCCTTAGAACCAAATAAGTTAAATAAATCTAAATTTAGtaactaaatcacaatttttgttttgtttttgtttttttttttcaattcaagTTCCAAAATCTACATTTCATCAATGATTAATTTTCCAGACATATAAAACTAAATGCATTCCTTATGAAATCAATATACCTAAGATGTAAAAACGGCCACAACTTTTCTCTCTGAAGAGCTCCAAGAAACCCGGAGTGCCCTAGTTTCGGGGTTTTGAGAAATTCTGCTCGTCCGGCGACGCTCGAGGTCGGTGCAGGTTCGCCTCGCCACTATTGAGTCACTGCTGGACGGGTGTTGAACCCTATTTGCTCAGGAAGTTCAGAAGAGAGGAGTCGGGCTCAAGGTGTTGGACGGAGAAGGATGGTTTCCAGACGAAGTCTCTCGGGGTGTTCGCGTTGCGTTGTGCAGTGATGGGATCAACTCCGGCGTGGGCTCTGCAGAATCAGGCGACAGCACGGTCTCTGATAGGTTGAGCGGCGGCGTGGTTTTTCTAAGGAACTGTGCAGCGGTGAGGAACTGGAGGATCCGGGTGGCTTGTGATTCTGGTGGAGTGCGCAGCGAGGCCGAGTAGTGGCTGTGGTATGCTGGGTCGGACTGACGCGGCTTGGTTGACCGTGGTCAGAGTGGCTAGGTACGGCGGACAGTTGGTGGAAGCAGCCGGCGCTACACGGACACTCGAGAAGGTGAAGTTTGGGCTAGTTCCAAATCCTGTTGGGCCTTGTGCTGTTGGGTTTCTCCTTTTGGGCTACCCTATTGAGCCTTTAAATGGGGTAGGGGCTTTGGCCCTTGGCCCAACTCTATGTTTATGGCTTTTTAGTctatttacaataatttccttgtattaggaatctagatctctagcgcctccggcgtagtaccaaaggaggatctCCGCTATCTCTACGGTctgaaatgtataatgagtgggtctatttctacgtaccattgtgggtactaccactacctccttgtctgtctatgtccttaaatgacagcgatagggtatgtaacggcctattctggcttgtgatgaatatactatttCGCCCCGTGGGCTTGATTCAAAAAATATACCTAAGATGTAGGTATTGAAATATCAATACTTATATACCTACATTATAGGATGAAtaaaattagaacaaaaattcaaacattattGCTTCAATTGTATCTATATAGTAGTGTTGAGCTAAAAATTGCACAAAgtgaaaatgtcacccaacgtaatttcactcatattcattaacagaatagagttttaattatttcgggttcgatccattcaagacagaatatgtctcttaattacaatctcttGTTACAAGAGagcaccctttgattccatttatgaagaaaccaatgtgtgtttgtttgtttttgcagctgcacccgaattttggaatgggttgcctacgtacccaagAATAGATCAAGCCACttgtagttcaagagttccaatgagtgaatgacccattggagggcTTAGATTTTTGGGATAGGAAAAGTGTTTAggacgcggttgcatctagatcatttgattccagattgcctacatacccttgcgggatcaaaccacatgtagttccagcaTTTGGGATTTAAAGGGGcaaatgacccatttatttttagatttgtgtttgagatatCTGTGAGGGTTTAATGCCCTTGAATTTGCTTTTGGgtaatttgggaatgattttatttttccaGTGTTTGGATGAATTTGACTGGTAGAGTCAAATATTCGGATTGGCTGAATTTGACTAGTGGaatcagggattcgatttgaatttgtggttgcatctagtgggtcgctagattgcctacataccctgtgaagggatcaaaccattgtagttcatacATTTTGGGAATTTAGGATTTtacttggttttgtaccaaaaggaTATTTTTTAGGTTCCGGAGCATTTTTTTACGAAACCAAAGCTTGGGTATTTATCATGCTTTACTGAATTCTTCCAACGGGCCTAAATTTAGAAATGGGCTTCTTTTGTATCCTCGCAAATCGTATTCCTCGATTCATGAAGCTTTCTTGGCCCCAACTTTATTACAGGGACTCTCGATGTAGCGAGTGAACTCAGAGTCTCAATTTTAGAATCCGGAGACATGCATTATACTTTTATTGTGACCATCAGAAGAATTTCTCAGAGGCCCAAAGGCTCTCACAGGCCCAGCTACTATTTTTTCCACTTATTATTATCTTcttcactttttctttcctcacagctgctttgcttcaatttccgTTGTGCCCAAACCCAGGTGAACACGAGCTTGGTATGTCATTCTTGCCGAGTCGAATCAAAGAAGGatttgaaaaccaaaatcaatttgGAGATGGAACTGAAGATGGAGCCGCAAAAAAATTCTTGCCCAAAGAGGATTTCAAAGCCTGCAATTGAGATTTCTGTACACAAATTGGGTGAGGATTGCATTCTCTATTTCACTCCTTCGTTTGATTTGCGTACAACAAAACTGAAACCTTTTTCTTGGTCCTCTTCATCGGTGACTCAGGGCTTTGAATATTGTTTTCTGGCTTTGTGAGTCCGAACAAGGCAAGGGTGCACTTAGGGTTGTGATAGCAATATTCCTGCCTTTGACTCTTCCGGTGCATATGTGAGCCTATTTTGAAGAAAGGAATTCTTTGATTCCACCGATAAGTCCCTgcaattaacttttttttttttggttgcagGTACTACAGGGGAAACCCACCGGGTTGATGCTGTTATTGAGGTAAGCTTCCTCACTCAATAGAGAATTTGGCTTCATTATTCATTTCATATTTCTGCACTCTAAACAAATTTGATGTTTTGTCTTGTTCACCTTAATTGAACTTTCAAATTTGATTGGAAAGCATGCCACCGCCAAACATTCATTGAAATTTCAAAATTGACTGGAAAGACCACTGCcaagtttttttctttgaatatgTTGATTAGGCTTTTGTCTTGTGCATGAATTGGTGGTCTGCAATGCCACTTTGTCAGATTCTACAATTGTGTTGGAAACTTTGTTAATTAAGCCCTTTTGTCTTATGCATAGCTTAATTAATCAATCTCGTGGCCTACACATCACCATAgcactcattctttgttttatatatTGCTTTGTACTTTTATGGCTTTCTGGGATTGCCTTGTTGACATTGACCAAAACTTGGGCTAAAGCTCCTTCTTTACACAAGGATGCCACTGCCAGAgacttttttctttaattttcatgtCCGCACCACTTTGATTTCTTGCACCAACACTTGCTGCAGTCTCTTGGAATAAGTTGAAATTGGCTTTAATATATGCCTTGCACTTCAACACATCTCTGACAAATAGAGTGCCATTTTGTCTTGTGCACTTAATTAGTGTTGCAAGCCGTTATTTTGCCATTCCACCGCCAAacctttcttcatttttttcctaTGGCAACACCTCATCAAGCTTATAATTTTGTTGTCTCGTGCAGTTGTTAGTTCATTAAGCTTTTTGTTTTGTACCTAGCTTAATTAAACTTTCCCACATGGCCTGCAGCATTACCAGAACTTTCATTCTTTTATATTGCTTTGTGCATTTGTAAATttctggaattggttttgattacATTGACCACACTTAGATTTTAGTTTCATGCCCAGACAAAAGTGCCACCGCCAAGGACTTTTCTCCTTTAGCTTTTGATATCGGCACCGCTTCGAAGCCTTGCTCTATCCTCTGTTTGCACTTGTTTGCACCTTGGCACATCACCCCGCGAATACATGCTCGTCATCTTTTGGTGTTAAAAGCCTCAAACTGCCTCTGACTATTTTGGCCTTCTGCAAACATAAAGACTATGCACCAAATTTGTTCTTAATTGGATGCTTCAAAGCTTGTATTCAATTTTAACAAGTttgtttgttgtgcaggttcaaGCAGGACAGGTGATTGTAGTCACAATAGCTTCAAAGTCTCGAAGCTTTATTTTAAGGGTGAGCTTCCTTGTTTACGTTTCTTTGCACCGattatgcttcttctttttttgaattgGTGCTTCTGGAAATAAAGTATGGACTCGGGGGAGGCTTTTTGGCTTTTGTGGTTGTCAAGGAATGAATtatggttttgttgttttttgacAGCAGATTCGGTGAAGCATGTAGCTTTGACCTTCTTTATGGTTTGAAACTGCTACAGAGACGCTGCTTCCAggatttgagagagaaaggcttgTTGCTGCTACAATATAGGAAGGCCTGCTGCTGGGATTTGAAAGCGCAAGGCCTACACCAGAGGCGCCACTGCGATatgttcatcgggacgctgcccgacATGTTCATCGGAGACGCTGCTCCGGTACGGATCATCGGGACGCTACCCGGCATGTTCATCGGAGACACTGCTCAGGCATGgatcatcgggacgctgcccggcatgttGGTTTTGACATCATTGACACCCGAAGGTGCCGCTGTGAGGAGGGCCTGCAACAGAAAAGAGAAGGTGGTGGAGAGCTATGGAATGAGGTCCTGAACCTTTTGTCTTCCAAGATCCTTTGCTGCTTTCTCCTTCTGCTTTTCCACCATTGCTGTGCTCCGTTGCGTCCTCCCCTTCCCTCCTTTTTTACGTTAGCACGGCTTTCTTATATAATGTACTGCTAACGAGATTGAGTTCACATGAACTTCTTGTGTctgttgtaaattgaatgtgaaCTTCTTGTGTCTATTGTAAATTGAAACACTGATAAGAGAACCTCTTTGTATGAATTGTAGTTGAACTCCAACAACCTTGTGCGTGTCACAATTATCTTCCCAGGGGAAGAATGTGACATGGGTTTTTAGCCTTTAATTCAaaattctcttttctttttcttcttttctctttttttcttttttttttttaatagaggcTTTTAATTTTAAACAAAGCACTCATATTTTCTTGTTATGGGCTTTAATTTTTTTCGATTTCAACAAGTAGCTAGGTATTTAAAGTTGTATAGTAGAGATTTACCTACCGACATACGaagcaggaaaaaaaatatagaatatattgtcaatctaatcaaaaggtataaatatgtatatatagaaccTATACCTAATTAAATGATAAAAAGTGTGAAAGACAAAGTGGGAAATAATGAGATAACcttagatatagagatatagagaaacttgTTTTCTAAACTTGTGAAATCTTACTTATAAATAAGACATgtaaatgtgaaataaaaatgtctaatGAAATTCTATGACAAATATAAACTATAATACCATAATCGATTCTATATCAAAGGTAAGCAAAAACTTCTTACCAAGTTTATAATAAAGATAGCTGCAAATTGAAGAAGTCACGTTAATAAGACCTAAAAACAAACTAAGAAGAGAGAAGTCACACAAAAAATACAGAtatgagagaaagagaaataaaagaagaaatgagAAGTATGTGTTGGAAATAAGATATGCATGGAAGAAGGAGAGGGGGGAAAAGAGACGATtcagtaggaaaaaaaaaggaggaggtGGTAATACATAATAGGCAAGATCAAGGAAGAATCAGGTCTTAATATAACTAAATACTATTTAGTCCTTGAGATTCTGACCAAAAATACTTCAGTCTctaaccttctaatttcacacgtttagtcattgtacttcaaaatttcggaCCAATAAGTCATTTCCGTTACTCTCCCTCTAAAACCTTCGTTAAGTAGCTGACGTGGCAATTTTTTGACACCAAagtgtctattatgccctcagttcttttatttttaatttttttctttctcttttttctgttctttttttttttcctttttatctcctcttcttccttcttccgccATCACCAACGCCACTGCTCCGTCGCCCAAAACCTAGCTCCCCAAAAACATGATCAAATCTTGTCCCTCTGTCGCCGCAATTATCACCGACCCACCCTCCATGCCTTCACTGCAATTGTCTATCATCAAAGCCACGAAAGATTGAAATTGATTTCAACTCCGACAACCCTTCTTTCAGCATCTTCCTCTGCAGCATCCCTTACACCGCCGTCCCCATTCACCACTTGCATCAACACCTCCCATAAGCAAAGAAAACATAGGCAAGCCATATAACTGCACAAGTTCATCCCAACTCCAAATTACAAAGTTTtagaaattgaaaatcaaaggCAAGTCATATACCCACCTCAAAATAAATTCCCCTATAATTCCTAATACCTAACTATTCGAGATACTATTTTTCCTTCCCCCTCCGATCACTGAATTCTGAACAAAATATAGAGGAGGAGGCTGAGGTTGACGGCGAAGGTAGTGGAGGACAAGCTCGACGTTGGGTTGGGGTGGGTTCCTCTTCTGCAACGCCGTTTTTTCAAGCTGGGTTCCTCTTTTGCAGCGCCATCACCGTCGCTTAGCCCTCTTCTACGGGCCTGATCAGATGATGCACAGGAGGCAGTCTGAAGCTGGAGAATGGGTTTGGAGGATAGAGGTGTAGTAGTGGTAGGGCAACATGAAGGCGTCAGTTTTTCCGGCCATTGAGAAGGGTTTGCAAGTATTGCGATTGAGGGAGGTCAGAGATGGAAATTGAAGAGATCTGTGGGGATGGGTTAGGGGGTGTTGGAGTTTGTGAGGATGGAGAGGAGAAGAAATAAACAGgaaaagaaccaaaaaaaaaaaggattaaaaaaagaaaaaagaaaaaatttaaaaaaagcgGGGTATAATCGACATTTTGACATGGAtggaatgccatgtcagctacTTAACGGAGGTTTTAGACGAATAGTGACAGAAAGGACCTATTAATCCAAAATTGaagagtacaaggactaaacgtctgaaattagaaggtcagggactgaagtattttttgatcaaaagctcaaggactaaaatgtcacgcccctgattttacacacatgaaaatcgatatatataaccccataattatatatgcgtgaacgtccagtcatcaatacaaaatacctgaaatctttttcccttaacttacacacatattgatgccctgaaccctcaaagttaatatacactcgctccaaagagttatatattacacaagcttatgaattaaattgtcaacaacaagataaaacataaatgctcctcagagctcactacaacggaagtcttaataacggtaaggtcacaaaattggcttcctaccgtaagcTGCTAGCTCGTTGCCTcagtttcagccacgattatcctgacctgcaggattaacccctacaccgttggaatggtgcaccgggttgccacacaacaaacccggtaagcttttgcaagcccgtatgagtaactcaaaccacacacaactcacccacacacaactcacaccaatcacgagaataactcacacgaatcacgtttaaatcaataaacaactcacaccaatcacgagaataactcacacgaatcacgtttaaatcaataaacaa
It encodes:
- the LOC112202391 gene encoding uncharacterized protein LOC112202391, which translates into the protein MELKMEPQKNSCPKRISKPAIEISVHKLGTTGETHRVDAVIEVQAGQVIVVTIASKSRSFILRRRCFQDLREKGLLLLQYRKACCWDLKAQGLHQRRHCDMFIGTLPDMFIGDAAPVRIIGTLPGMFIGDTAQAWIIGTLPGMLVLTSLTPEGAAVRRACNRKEKVVESYGMRS